ATTTTCCTTTCCACCCACGAGGGTCCtgatggtgaagcctgtcatcaagcttggcaatAGATGCTTTAAACtgctaagccagctctccagcccgtTAGTTTTttttaggatgagtattttgcacaacgcatgactgaacctcatattgcagtgtcaatggaggtcaccaggggtgattcaatctcctggaactggagttggagcccctggaacaggTTGTGAGCCAAAGACAGGGATCTGGTAACTGGGACCTCTGctagagcaacaagtgccctaaccacagagctaagtctccagcctccttacttCCAATGTTCAgttgcttgttggagacagggtcgcTCTGCTGCCTTGGCTGGCATGTaattgttatgccatgttcatgagatctcaaaaagagaacaccaaggagctgactcactgatATAAATGCGTGCCTCAGTTGTGACcggtttttaaaggaaacaatggcAAGAAGGATGgtatgtgccttggctgttcaggagtGGTTAAGAGTAGGTGACTTAGGGCAGGTGGTGTTGGCAACAGCCTTGGCTGGCGTGGAGtttttagagatctacctgcctcttccttccatgggctgggatcaaacatgttcccaaCCACTCTGGGCACAAATCTTTAGTGTCTTTagatattaataattataaaccACAGGAAACtcctagttgtattctcatttacagaGGCGGACAGCATGGTGTGGAAGGcatgtccagtgggtaaataacAGACTCAGAACTCCCAGATGCCAActgagactggtttcatttaaaagaacaagagagggctcagaggttggagcactggctgctcttccagaggaactgagttcaattcccaaccaccacagattgcctcacaaccatctataaaaatatttggtgccctcttctggtgtgcagtcatacatgcaggcagaatactgtgtacataataaataaatatttgtaaaaataaagcaaaatccaagcaatggtggcccacgcctttttaatcccagcactcaggaggcagaggcagtaagatcgctgtgagttggagaccagcctggtctacaagagctagttccaggacagcctccaaagccagagagaaacccttcctctagggaaaaaaaaagcaaaagtacaggaagtaaagttaaagtgagcagcactgttgtgaatcagggtgagtctgagagtaTAGCCAGTATAGTAATAGATAACAGAAACCTAATATCCCAATAgcaagagctggagatatggctcagtggttaagactgctcttctagaggacccaagtttggtttagTGTTTCACAACATCCTGAAACTGATACTCCCgggcatctgatgccatcttctggcctctgtgcacactgcaagcccagatgcacatacccatagattaaagaaaatgcccaaattaataaatgcttattcCCCAAGCAGTTTCTAAACACCCCCAAGGTgtgtcacctgtgtgtgtgtgtgtgtgtgtgtgtgtgtgtgtgttaataaatGCTTATTCCCCAAGCAGTTTCTAAACACCCCCAAGGTGtgtcaactgtgtgtgtgtgtgtgtatttatgtatgtatttatgtatgtgtatgtttgtctaatGGGGTGTTGCTTTTTGTAGGATGGGAGATTCTTTTCTATCTCCAGTTATGTGTGGAGTTATGGAAGCAAGTGGTTAGCATGGTAGCAGGAGCAGGAAATTGAGataccacatttcctttttttgtttttttgagacatggtttctctttgcaacatttggtgcctgtcctgaagcttgctgtgtagaccaggctggcatggaactcagagagatcctcctgcctgtgcctctgcttcttgagtgatggcattaaaggctccagccatcactccctggctcagttatgtttatgtgtttcctgcctttagaatgaaaataaccatcattgttttctgttctttttttgaAGTAGCATCTCCCATATCCCATGCTGGCTTGATAGTAGCTataaagctgaggctggccttaaaatttctacttaagcagCCAGTGTGTAGTGGTTCATGACTCCATTAGCATCCCCACGCTACTCCTGTCGCCCTCctcctaagcaaaacactcaccacagcttCTGGAGTCTGCAGGCCGGATGCCTCAAACCTTCCCCCAGCAGCCAcaggcccctgtctcccaagtcgtTGAAGCTCATGTCCAGTTTTCAGAGGCAAGAGTTTAGTTGGAACACACGGGCAATCCATCTGCATGCCTCTGAGCCCAGCTGGCAAATGCCCAACCTAGAGGAAGGGATGGCCAAAGTGCGTTTTTTcacatgccttttggttaggtaaCCAGGGCTGGGCTTAAATGCCAAATAAGTATGCTGGGTGCAGGAGTATGGCATTGACCACCCTTGAGAGAGACAAGGGGAGAatgcagagaggaaggcaagacaggAGGCAAgggacaggcagctcacaattggctgtaactccagtcctagtcaatctaaacttgtcttctggactctgtgggtacccGGCAAAAGCTTGGttaaaagcatacatgcaggcagaaagccacatctgtcaaattttgtaatttaaaaaaagaagaaagggtggGGCTGTGGTTAGTCAGAGATATActatgagaccctgtatcaaaaatatgTTTTGGTCTATACCTGTGCACATgtacagcagcaagtgctcttcagcACGGAGCCATCGCTCCAGCACCTATGggtcttttttaattaattcaggAGCCCATCTTGGGCATTGCTCCAGGAAAGCTTGAagagtctctcctttcacagtgtgggccccaggcactaaactcaggttgtcaggtaccttttcctgaggaaccatctcacCATCCCCTACAGGTACTTTTTAGTAAGACTTTTTAttggctaaaacaaacaagactggcatATGTCTCAAGcatttgatcctagcacttgtcCTCAACCTTGATagccagtgcctttatctgctgcaCCGCCACCTTTTTGGCCCCTGCTATcaaatctctctttctctgtatttctctctctgtctgtctctgtctctctgtatctctctctctccgtaTATATATGTTCTAGACAGGGATccgctgtggctttggaggctctcctggaactcgcttggtagaccaggcttgtctcgaactcacagagatcagccagcctctgcctccagatgctggcattaaaggcgtgcaccaccaatgcctggcctcttttttctaatttttaaaattattattttattgggttggagagatggttcagctattaAGAACACGGgacctcttgcagaggacccagggtcaattcccaatactcacgtggcagctcacagctgttatgggttattagttgaagatgtgttacatttttttatgttgcatttgtttaaccctgtgaagctgtgtttctttgtCAGCCCAacacacctgactggtctaataaagagctgaactgccaataggtaggcaggagagagggatagacagggctggtgggcagagagaataaatagaagaagagagaggaaaagggaaggaggagaaaagggggagagagaacaccagggggcagccacacagccatcaaaagagtaagaaggaaagaaagagatagagaatagagaaaggtaaaagcccagaggcacaaggtagatatgatgttttttaaaaagatttatttattctgtgtatagCATTCTCCCTGTATATGTGCGTGCCCTGAATactaggagagggcactggaacacattgtgagccaccatgtggttgctgggaattgaactcaggaactctgaagaacagccagtgctcttaaccactgagccattgctccagtccctgTAGATGGAATAACTatgcacaaccatctgcaactctagttccaagggacccagcaccctcacacagacatacattcaggcaaaacaccaaggctcataaaatacaaattacatAACATTTTAGCTGGACGGTGGTAGCACACGATTTTAAACCCAAcagtagggaggcagagtcaggcggatgtccttgagttcgagtccaggctggtttacagagttaGACCCATGATAGCTAGGGcaccacagagaaatcttgttgGGGACCTTTTTTGCGGTCTGCTGTTCCTCTAGTAACTAATGGTGACCCACAGTGCTCTTAGGATCCACTGTCTGACTCGAACTAGATGTTTACTTCCTAGTACCCTCCTTCCACCTAGGCTtctatgcaagaatgcaaattatccatGCATTGAGGCAGGATTGGAGGCAtggaccttgatctgagtaaatttacactgTGGCTGCCGTTGGTGTATAAGCCTACTCTGCTTTGAAATAAACGCccttctccttgcaagagtgaccagcagtgttgtctttatttaatcATCAGATTCCCTTGCTGGACCCCATGAGAAGGTTGTAGTCCTGGCCTTTATGACAACGGAGGTCCCACGAAGATTTGCGAAAGGGGAGACACTGAAGGATCACCCGGGAAGGCTTgccagcattaaggtaaggaacgggtgtattgaagatgggtgcggctagttcttactctcttatggggaaacaattggttcaATGTCCAATAAGCAGGGCACCAGTATTAAGTACAAGATAgcaacagactttttaaaaactatacaagaggtcagcccttggtttttaatttctggtgaccttagtattgttgatggggagcaggtgaggcTAGACCTGCAAAGGGCATTACACAGAGATGGGCCGAATGCCATACCAACTGTTActtttctctgtgccctcttgtcaaagaagcacttcttagtaatattgtggaagtgaaaaagcaggttgaggaagccaaggctgccttagcagaggctcagaaccaagagtctGTTAGGTCACTTCAAGCTTCTAATGATACTTCCTTTGGGTCTGCTCCCTCGTCTTCAGGAGGAGAGCCTATGGAAAGTGAAGAACTTGAAAGGgacattaaattaaaacataagctaAAAAAAATGTTACCTTGAGCCACATCCTCCAGCTCGTAATTATAGTGCTCTCTGTTTTACTTTGGCCTTTCCTGAAGAGCAGAGTGGCCCAGTGATGTTCCCAATCATAGAAACAGTTACTCCCCAAGGCCAGAATCAGAGATAGCATTCCCCTCTTAATTTTAAGGATATTAAATAGCTGAAAAGAGGCCGTTATGGCTTACGGGccttgtagggagtaaccctagccccgcccaatagtcctgaggcaggtaccaggtggacctggggactcgcccataagggcggggtgaaggaaagccgggatgacgtaaagggGACTTCTTAAGAGCGGCACGGGAACCgcgcgctctctttgttctggctgcgctggctgggttcttaacctagctctggcctgtgtttcacccggctgtgcttggaataaagagactttaatccaatatcTGGCGCCCAACGATAAACGAACCTGAAGAGCCAACGAGCACCCGGAAAATCCAGTGAGTTTCCCCCGTGCGTGAGGGGCTTaccaccccccaccaccccccaccacctTTCCCGGGCTCCTGACTCCTGCCGCGGGGTCCTTGGATTCGCCCCCTTCCAGCGGGTGCCGCAGGCCGCGGCTCAGACGCGAACAGCGGCGCCCGCGCCCGCAGGAGACCCGGCCTGGCTTTGTCTGGCCATCCGGCTACCTGTGTGCGCTTAGGGCCTGAACGCATTGCTCCTGCGCACAAAGAGGAGGGTTTTCAGCTTTCATTTACAGGGAAAGCACCCCTGTTCCCACTTGCCTGTCTACACCTGCTGCCTCCGTCTGCGACCAGACCCTGGCAGGGTAAGTCTTTCAACTCTAGCCGTGGGCACAGCCACCCGCCTGAAGCAAATACCCACAGGTAAGTTCTAAAAAGTTTCTTAGCGGCAAAAGCAGAATTCTGTGAGTCAGATCCTACTCTAGATAGACGCGCTGCGCCACCTGCTGGCCGGCACGTGGTTACTACAACGGGAAATGAATTTACCAATAGATATGGTTACATTTCCCCTAAAGCTAAATAAGTATAATATCTCTTATGCTTACATGCATTCACTGCTGGAGGAGCAGGCTGACTTACAAAATATGGGCTTACATGTTTTGTTAGCTGTGACTTTCTTGATTCACGTGTCGTTGTTCCTCAAGAATAGAAGGAAGGTTGATATCTCTACCCACTTGCAGGACATACAAGCCTTACGTAGCCAAGctctaaatgaatcaaaacttacCTATTCATCGATTATTGAGCTGTTAGAACAAAAACTGGACGATGGGCTCCGTTCAATGTTCTATAAGATACAGACAGATCTATCTACTACTCAAGCTGAAATGCAGCATAtttataacaacataaaaatgGACAGATGCTCCATCGAGTCTTTAAAGGCCGATCGGGCAAAGGACCGTGATGAGATTCAGGATGTTATTCAGCACATTTATAACAACATAAAGATAGACAGATGCTCCTTCGAGTCTTTAAAGGCCGATCGGGCAAAGGACCGTGATGAGATTCAGGATGTTATTCAGCACAtttataacaacataaaaatagacagatgctcCATCTTAGAGTCTTTACAAGCCGATCGGGCAAAGGATCGTGATGAGACTCAGGAACTTATTCAGACCTtacaagctaaacagactaaagaccatgaggaactgacatctagtttgggaatgcTGCaggctaaacagactaaagaccatgaggaactgacatctagtttgggaatgcTGCaggctaaacagactaaagaccatgaggaactgacatctagtttgggaatgcTGCaggctaaacagactaaagaccatgaggaactgacatctagtttgggaatgcTGCacgctaaacagactaaagaccatgaggaactgacatctagtttggaaataatgcaagctaaacagactaaagatcatgaggaactgacatctagctTGGGAataattcaaacaaaacaaactacagaCCATGATGCCTTAATGGCTAAGCAGGCAGCAGACTGTGAATCGCTAGAGATGGCATGCAGCCGCTTAGAAACTCAGCTaggctctctctcctattcctttgtcACTAAGGTACAAGAGacccagaataggcttcaacaatcAGATAATGCCACTAAGTCAATAGCTGGGAAATGTGAGAGGGACTATAATGAAATTAGAACTGAGCTTCAAAGATTACAGGAGGAGTTACAAACCAGGGTGGTCAAACTGGAAATGTCTACCGAGTTAATGGCAGAGATTAATCGCAatcttgattctaaatttcaatcttTGGATGGCTATTTCCAGGCCACCCAAATGTTAGCTAGGGATGAACGTATTACTCGTCTAGAAaatcttacaggagaattgtCGAAGCAAATCGAGGATTCCGCATCACGCCTTGAATCCTTAATGGTGGATGAGATTAAAGCCTCGCGTGACGAAATTCTGACCCGGCTGACATACCTTGAACAAGAAGACACTGACTCACTTCGATCCGAGATGCACAATTCGAGAAGGTATTTCAATCACCCTAAAGCggttacacacacacctttagtatacccggccatggtggtggacaagcaatcatctaaaaaacactcccaggggcagacagcatatacgtggcaaccaacccaattaaaggaTCTTAGGCATATTAAGGAATCGGTTGTctcgtatggtcttcatagcccatacgtaaaacagctgtTGCATTCTTGGGCCACTTTTAACAGGGTGACGCCCGCAGATTGGGTGGGCTTGGCATCGGCTGTCCTCGATAATTCCTGCTTAATTGAATGGAGAGCATTATTCAGGGAAGAAGCTGGAATCTTAGAACGACAAGCCGCCAGGGACGGAGTTGATGCACCTCtccaaaaaatcctaggagaaggcaTTTAttctgacccacagattcaggctgaatatgacgaccatacactgtccctatgcagaacagCAACATTAAATGCATGGGACAAGGTTCATGAATCAGGAGAACAGCTAGAAGCTTTTacaaaaatagaacagggacaaacagaaccatttaaagacttcttagacagattgaccagagcagtagacaaacAGGTAACAGATCTAACAATAAGACATCCAATTGTGTATAGTTTAGCTTATCacaatgcaaacccaatgtgcaaaagaatacttttgcctctaaagatcagatcagctccactagaagaatgggttttgcatactgcCCATATTGACTGTAACATACAAGATACTGGAATCTGGGCagaagaagctgtcccaagaggcTTCAATAAACAACAGGAGATTAGAAGAGATagcaacagaaggacttgggaaggaagagcaccttacaggggctcacacaggtacCGTGAGGCCAGTGCTCATCGCCACCTTGACCCAGAGCCTCGCATAGGAAGAGCACGCTCTGGAAGTCCATGGAGgcgtcaggagaatagatgtttcagctgtggtaagataggacatacaaagaaaaattgtagacagagaaattcaCGCGACAGGTCGTTGCCCTCtggattatgtaggagatgtggtaagggcaaacactggactaatgaatgcagatcaactaGGGATTTTCAGGGAAAATTATTGGCGCCGGGAAACTCGGAAAGGGGCCTCGAGCAGGCCCCGAGAACAGTTCgatcattcccagtaacagtggaagacaatctgtCACAAGACAAATAGATAATTCCTTGCCTATGGTGGAAAATGATATTGCTCTAGAGGGTAGtttaaatagtgatgaagaatcacatgtgactaATGAAAATGACAAACGcgtattttggcaagcttctattaatgataaaaggcctcagttacaaattaaaattcaaaataaagttaTGTCTGGTCTGGTGGACACTGGAGCTGATGTGACTATTATCACTCAGAAATGTTGGCCTAAGAATTGGCCACTTAAAGAGGccaatgtacaatttttaggaattggaactctatctagggTCCGGCGGAGTGTTAACTCGATGGTTtgtattggaccggaaggacaaaaaggaatattaaaaccttacgtagcagatattgctataaatttatggggtcGTGATTTATTACAACagtggaatactcaaattaacatccctccagtgtcgGGATACGAATTCTAGACAACCGCGggatagtagaaaagatcgggtaagatgccatggaaaatggttaccaactatccggGCTGTACAGAcattaaatacaaatgacaggcctttagaggaaccaaaggccctgccattaaaatggcttacagacgAACcggtctggatagggcaatggcctttgacctctgaaaagctagaggctctagaaaagttagtacaggaacagctagaggctggtcacatagagcaatctaccagcccttggaattctcctgtatttgtcatcaagaagaagtcaggtaactggagaatgctgacagacctgagagccataaataaggtaattcagcctatgggcgctctacagcctggaatgccattgccttccttaatacctaaaggatggccgatcatagtaattgaccttaaagactgctttttcactataccattacaagaaagtgatagagaaaagTTTGCATTTACggtgccaactcttaataactcacaacCAGTTCGGAGATACCAATGGaaagttttacctcaggggatgctaaacaGCCCTACCTTGTGTCAacaatttgtacaacaacctttggaaataattcgtaaacaatttccacaatctcttgtttatcattatatggatgatattcttttagcaGATTCTAATGAGGAAACTTTAGAACGTATGTTTACTATGGTGAAGgaggttctgcctagatggggtttacaaattgccccagaaaagatacaaagaggagattctattaactatttaggatataagatagacttacaaagaatcagacctcaaaaggtacaaattagaagggaccgttatcaaactcttaacagtcttcagaagctactaggagaaatatctcaattacagacgatcaTTGGTGTGGagggacatgacttaaagcatttaaaaatggcactaaaaggtgataaggacttaaacagtccacgaatattatcggctgaagcagaaaaagagctacaatgggtagaaaacagaatattggatgcgcatgtagatcggataaaccttgatctagactgcattctggtcatcttgccatccagagaatacccttctgggattctgatgcagagggaagacactatattggaatggatattcttgccacataagcagaacaaaaagttaaagacgtatatagaaaagatttctgatttgattttaaagggcaaattaagacttcgtcagttGACTGGGAAAGACCCAGCAGAGATTATAGTACCCTTAACTAATGATGAGATTtcctccctatggaaggataatgaatattggcaaatagctctcactgactttttgggaacaattagtaacaactatcccaaaaccgacagaattaaattcataaaaaagacggtttggattcttccacgcattgtaagacaaactcccatttctggagttcttaccttctacactgatgctaacaaaacaggtaaggctggttataaagcaggtgaggtaagtaaagtagttcaaagtccatatacatctgtacagaaagcagaattatatgcaattcttatggtgctcatggatttt
This genomic stretch from Cricetulus griseus strain 17A/GY unplaced genomic scaffold, alternate assembly CriGri-PICRH-1.0 unplaced_scaffold_60, whole genome shotgun sequence harbors:
- the LOC113838877 gene encoding uncharacterized protein LOC113838877 (The sequence of the model RefSeq protein was modified relative to this genomic sequence to represent the inferred CDS: added 5 bases not found in genome assembly), whose amino-acid sequence is MNLPIDMVTFPLKLNKYNISYAYMHSLLEEQADLQNMGLHVLLAVTFLIHVSLFLKNRRKVDISTHLQDIQALRSQALNESKLTYSSIIELLEQKLDDGLRSMFYKIQTDLSTTQAEMQHIYNNIKMDRCSIESLKADRAKDRDEIQDVIQHIYNNIKIDRCSFESLKADRAKDRDEIQDVIQHIYNNIKIDRCSILESLQADRAKDRDETQELIQTLQAKQTKDHEELTSSLGMLQAKQTKDHEELTSSLE